A stretch of Hoplias malabaricus isolate fHopMal1 chromosome 10, fHopMal1.hap1, whole genome shotgun sequence DNA encodes these proteins:
- the mboat1 gene encoding lysophospholipid acyltransferase 1, with translation MEEQADSSTTTGCTWLRPLSDLTTVPLDQVNFIICQLFGLVAAFWFRKSLSPQRVSPALRHAVATFLGVSLIIFCFGWYASHVFILTLVCYVILCKASVHKVHWYSMLVAVGYLTVCQVSRVFIFSYGILSTDFSGPLMMVTQKITTIAFQVHDGMCRKQDELSPEQRRLAVLTRPSLLEYLSYCLNFMSILVGPCSNYKDYEEFIEGQHVQSKLKKLREGSKEQNGWDVLSDPSPVRTVCQKLLVSVGCVFWFFTITKSFPVSYNVDPEFMSQASLLSRVAYAFVSIQAARPKFYFAWTLADAIHNAAGYGISGVDEKGKVSWDLISNIHIWKIETATSFKEFIDNWNIQTGVWLKSVCYDRVPHYRTPLTFLLSALWHGVYPGYYFTFLTGIPITLAARSVRRNFRQYFLGSPAVKFAYDVVTWAATQLTICYTVMPFLLLAVEPTLKYYRSVYFAVHIISILVMILLPSRPRSSKPEKHAQHSNNNVKGE, from the exons ATGGAGGAGCAGGCAGACAGCTCCACAACCACAGGCTGCACATGGCTGCGGCCTCTCAGCGACCTCACCACAGTCCCTCTGGACCAG GTGAACTTTATAATTTGCCAGCTGTTTGGCCTGGTCGCTGCCTTCTGGTTCCGCAAAAGTCTCAGTCCTCAGCGCGTCAGTCCAGCATTGCGCCATGCTGTTGCCACATTCTTAGGGGTCTCACTTATCATATTCTGCTTTGGATG GTATGCATCGCACGTCTTCATCCTGACGCTGGTTTGCTACGTAATACTGTGCAAAGCAAGTGTTCACAAAGTTCACTG GTATTCAATGCTTGTGGCGGTGGGCTACCTCACAGTGTGCCAAGTTAGCAGAGTCTTCATCTTCAGTTACGGCATCCTGTCCACAGACTTCTCAGG GCCACTGATGATGGTCACACAAAAGATAACCACTATAGCCTTCCAGGTTCACGATG GTATGTGTCGCAAACAAGACGAGCTCTCCCCGGAGCAGAGACGGCTGGCAGTTCT GACCAGACCTTCTCTGCTGGAGTATCTCAGCTACTGTCTGAACTTCATGAGCATTCTAGTAGGGCCCTGCAGCAATTATAAAGACTATGAAGAGTTCATAGAGGGACAGCATGTGCAGAGCAAGCTGAAGAAGCTGCGAGAGGGCAGCAAGGAGCAGAACGGCTGGGACGTGCTCTCAGACCCTTCGCCTGTG CGGACCGTGTGCCAGAAGCTCCTGGTGTCCGTCGGCTGTGTTTTCTGGTTTTTTACAATCACTAAATCATTCCCTGTCAGTTACAACGTCGACCCAGAGTTCATGAGCCAGGCCTCACTCCTCTCGAGGGTGGCCTACGCCTTCGTCTCCATCCAGGCCGCCAGACCCAAGTTCTACTTTGCATGgactctgg CCGACGCAATCCATAACGCGGCAGGGTACGGGATCAGTGGGGTGGACGAGAAAGGGAAAGTGTCCTGGGACCTCATCTCTAACATCCACATCTGGAAGATAGAG ACAGCAACCAGCTTCAAAGAATTCATAGACAACTGGAACATTCAGACTGGGGTTTGGCTGAAGAG tgtgtgttatgaCAGAGTGCCACATTACCGCACACCTTTAACCTTTCTGCTGTCTGCACTGTGGCACGGAGTGTACCCAGGATACTACTTCACCTTCCTCACAGGCATTCCCATCACCCTCGCTGCACGCTCT GTGCGCAGGAACTTCCGCCAGTATTTTTTGGGCTCTCCCGCTGTGAAGTTTGCCTATGACGTGGTGACGTGGGCCGCCACGCAGTTGACCATCTGTTACACCGTCATGCCCTTCTTGCTGCTCGCAGTGGAACCCACGCTGAAGTATTACAG gtcTGTGTACTTCGCCGTGCACATCATCAGCATTCTGGTTATGATCCTCCTGCCCAGCAGACCCAGGAGCTCCAAGCCTGAAAAACATGCCCAGCACTCCAACAACAATGTGAAAGGAGAATGA